From Acidobacteriota bacterium:
TCAATCTTCCACAGCGAGGCGACAACATGATCAAACGCCCTCACCTGACGTCAATCCTCTTCCTGGCGGCCTGCCTGGCCCTGCTCTCCGGGTGCGCCCGGAAAGACCCCGGAAACGCCGCGGGCAAACCCGGGGAGTTCGTGTTCGGGATGCTCCTCGTGGGCCCCTGCAACGACAAGGGGTGGAGCGAAGGGTTCCACGCGGCGGGCAAGTACGTGGAAAGCCGGCTCCCCGGGACCCGGATGCTCTACGTCGACAAGGTGAACCCGGCGGACCGCCCCGGCATCACCACCTCCCAACTGGCCGAAGAACTCGTCGCCAAAGGCGCGAAATTCATCGTCTTCAACTCCGACGACATGAAGGACGAGGCCCTGCTCTTCGCCCGGCGCCACCCCGAGATCCCCGTCCTGCACGCGTCCGGCGACACCGCGTGGAAGGAGGGGAAGAACTACCGGGACATCCCCAGCCTGGCCAACTTCATGCCGCGGATCGAGGCGGTCAAGATGATGGCGGGATTCGCCGCCGCCCTGGCGTCGCGGACCGGTAAAATCGGCTACCTGGGCCCCCTCATCAACGACGAGACCCGGCGCCTGGCGGTGGCCGCCTACCTCGGCGCCCGCCACGCCTGGACGAAGGTCCTGGGCAGAGACC
This genomic window contains:
- a CDS encoding BMP family ABC transporter substrate-binding protein; translation: MIKRPHLTSILFLAACLALLSGCARKDPGNAAGKPGEFVFGMLLVGPCNDKGWSEGFHAAGKYVESRLPGTRMLYVDKVNPADRPGITTSQLAEELVAKGAKFIVFNSDDMKDEALLFARRHPEIPVLHASGDTAWKEGKNYRDIPSLANFMPRIEAVKMMAGFAAALASRTGKIGYLGPLINDETRRLAVAAYLGARHAWTKVLGRDPRDLKFKVNWIGFWFFKPGETEDPTQVSEHFFKEGYDVVITGLDTTENLVTAARKSMPENPCRAFTYGYENAGAEAPDVCLGSIYMNWGPEILRQVQAIRGNRWKAGWVWQAPDYNDLNNPDTSPVGLKRGPALSADVGAKLDAFTRELAGGLNLWTGPLRFQDGSVFLGEGQTATDLQVWYLPLLLEGMEGQSVPGK